Genomic window (Dasypus novemcinctus isolate mDasNov1 chromosome 10, mDasNov1.1.hap2, whole genome shotgun sequence):
GATGAGTAGTTGATACCTCCAGGTGGCCTTGACTCCTGCCCACCCAGGAAGGAGGGTGATTTGCTCAGGGCAAGTGTTAGGCAActtggacacaaaaggacagaggATCCAGGGAGCCAGAACAGAGTATTTTATGGGAAGACCTATACAGGATGAGGGGCTACACTCATCACCACAGCCCACATCAATGTATCTCCCAAAGTCCATCCCTCCCACCCTCACCCTTTCCTTTGAAATGTTCACCTGAGCCTTGTTGAGATGGACTCAAAGACATTTCTCACCCCTTCTCtgcaaaaaaaaagaggtgtTGTTCCTCTATCTTCTTTCCACTTCTCTCAGCAGACAGAACTCAAAAGGTCTGGTCTGTTCTCCTAGGCTAAGTGGGAAATTTGGATATTATGGACCCCACAGCCTTGGCTGGGCTTAAAAGGGTATCTAGGTGCTGAGCACTTCCAGGGCTCCTGAAGACTGCACACCAGGGTAGTTGAAGGGTCTGACTGATCTTACCTAGATCCCCACCTGGGGCAGCTTTCCTTTCAGCCTCTCTTAAACACTTCTCAAACCCTGACCCCAGCACACTCATCTACACTGGCTGCAAGTCTTGCCCTTAGCTCCCTCTGTGCCTGCTGCCTGTGACCCAGAACTTGGGTTCTCAACCAACCAGGACACAGGGAACAAGATGACCTGGGTGATGGAATAGGTGGGGGTCCAGGGTATACAAGCCAAGCCCAGAAACCTAGCAAAATGGGAAGTAGCAAGTGCCAGATGGAAACCCCTGCCTAGGGTGGGTCGAACTCaaatgggggatggggaggggagaatggTCAGTGGAAGGGTCACAGGAAGGGATCAGGGGAAAGGGCCTCCcattgaggcccagggcctgagaGAAGGGGGCTGGCCCTGGGGGCAGAAGTCTTTGCACAGATCCCAGAGCGTTTCCTGTGCCAGGAGGCTGAAGATCTGGGCCCAGAGGCCCCTCTCCTCAGCCTCACCAGCCGCATGGAGCCGGTAGACACAGGACAGGCCTGTAAGCAGCAAATGTTCAAAGTCCCCAGGGCTAAGAGGAGGCCCCTTCCGTAGGTGTTGGAGCTGCTGCAGCCGCTGCTTAGCACCCTCCAAGTCGCCGGGCACATGGTGCTGCAGCAGGAACCTGAGTCGGTGGCCTGGACGCGTGGACGCCAGTTCCTCATCCTGGATGTGCAGCTGCCCCATGACATCCAGCTCCAGGCCAGCCCAGAGCAGCTGAAAGGGGAGCCATGTGAGGGGTGGGCTAGGGcctggggagcagggcaggggacAAGAGTGGGCTAGGGGGGCATAGACAGGCAGTGGACCCATGCTGGGttgccctcctcccccagcagGCCCATCCTGAGACATCCCCCTTCCCATGAACTTAGGGACCTCTGGACACTCCCACCCCCATGTCCCAGGCTGGGTGGAAAGACCTCAAACATGACTTCCGGGGCCACTGGCTCCTGCAGGCCACCTCCCACGCTGGTGCTGTCCATGGGTTGCCCTGAGGCAGCAGAGAATCGTCAGGCCCCTGCTGTACTCCACCCTGAACATCTCAGCCTCCCAAGAGAGCCCTTCAGCTGCCTGGAAGGGGTCCCTAGAGGTCTTCTATCTTCAAAAGGGTAGGAATGCCATCCCATCCTCCAGGCCCCACCCCGCCACATGCAGACACTGACAATCACCCTCCAGCCTTAGGTCTTGTGATTCCCAGAGTATCATTCTAAGTCCAGATGCCAGCTTGGCAAATGCCTGGAACTCCCACAATGCCCTGGTCAAGAGCTCCAGGCCAACAGGTCATAAGACACAACACTTCCCACCTCCCTATAATGATCTGGGACTGCTTGATCCAAAAGGGTGCCAGTGACTCTCCCCAAAGGACAAGGAGCCCTTTAAGAAGAGCCCACTCTTTCCCTGCATCTTCTCCATAGTGGACTGCATGCAGGGCAGGGAGGACCGTGCAGGGCAGGATGCCTGTTACATCTTCCCCCATCCCACACCCTGTGGTGCCACCTAGTCCTAGAATGATCGTCCAAGCCCAGGGCAGGTCAAAAGGCCCTGCTTTGGGCATCAGCTAGAATAAGCCAAGGTCTCAACTACATCTGGGGCCAGCACTGAAGGCACCTATGGCTATCTCCCTTGACTTTACCTAGATCTTTCCAGTTCTGGGGGTGGGCCCAGACCATTAACCCTACAGCACCCAGTCCATTCCCTACAGCACCCGATACCTGCCATTCCCTCAGCTCCTACACTGTGCTAGGCCCACATGGAGCCAGCGGTAACTGCCATCAATAGACCGCCTTCCTTGGCTTCATGCACCCCAACCTGAAGCCCCCATACCTGCTTGGTGCTGGGTTGTAGCCACCCCAGGAAGAAGGCAAACAGCTACTCCTAGCCAAATCAGTAACTGGAGGGTCCCGGCCATGCCCCACCACATCTTCTGAGTCTCACTTTCCCCAGCAGCTCTCTGCTTCATCTGCCTGCCACACACCACAGCTCCAACTTTCCACTGTAGGCGGCTCAGCCTCTGTGTCAGTCTTCAGTGCCGAACAGGGAGGGGCTGGCTGTGGCCTCCATGGGCTCCCAGGGACTCTTTCCATCCCACAGAAATTGGGAAAACTTGGTTGTTGGCAGCAAGATCCTGGCTCCCTGCTTGTCAGGCCCTCAGCCTGTTCCTGCCCAAATGGGCGGGATACTTAGTTAATAGAAAAAAGGTGTTTGGTAGCAAACAGCTCTAGCCTGCCCCTCCCAAGAGGTAGGGATGAACCCAGGCGGTGACCCTACTTTACCACCTGTCCTCACCCCCAAAACATCCTACACATGAAGCGGCTCTCAACACCCAGCCCAGCTGGGCTCATCCTCCAGGGAGCCCTCCAGCCAAGAGCATCAGCTGCAAGGCTGGGTCCTCCAACTGCAGTGGGCTGGCCAGATCCTAGGCCAGCTGGGCTGGGGAGTACTGATCCTAGCAGACAGACAAACCTGCAGctctttagtattttttgttCCAGCCCTGGGACCACTTCTGCTTGCCAACAACATTCTCAGCTTGGTCTAGAGTCAGGGAAAATTCACTTAACCCAGGTATGATGGGCTAGCTGTCAGGCTGCAGGGAGCAGGACACAGAGTGCAAAActaaactgaaaatcaggaagtttaaaaaaaaaaaaagctgaaaatgaGCTAAGGCTCTTCTTGGCCCTGGCTATTGGATCACAGAACCAAGTGGATATTGGGATGAATGCAGGTAGGGGATTCACCAGTTCTACCAAGGTCCCCAGATCTATCAGCTGCCACCAATCTGCTGCAATATAGGCTTTCTTCAGCAATTGCTCAAACTGCCAATTTTCACGAGAGTCTGTGCCCCACCCAAATTAAGCCCAGAGGACTGTGAGAACTTTGAATTACAGCTCCAGAATTCCTCTCAGAAATacattcagggaagcggacttggcccaatggatagggcatccgcctacacatgggaggtccacagttcaaaccccaggcctccttgacccatgtggagctggcccatgcacagtgctgatgcacacaaggagtgccctgccacacaggggtgtcccctgcgtaggggagccccatgcgcaaggagtacgccccgtaaggagagctgcccagcgcaaaagaaagtgcagcctgcccaggaatggagctgcccacagggagagctgacacagcaagatgacagcaacaaaaagattcctggtgtcactgataaAGAtaggtcacagaagaagacacgaagaacacacagctaatggatacagagagcagacaaggggggggaatAGATAGATaggatagattagatagataaataaacctatctttaaaaaaaaaaaggaaatacatccTGGTCCTTCAGATCACCAGGTCTGCAACTGTTTAGTCCCATTGAAAGAGACTTCCCCTTCTGATAAAGTCTATCTAAGGGAGCAGGCAAAATGCTTGCCTCTCTCTACCCTCTCCTGAGCTAAAGCATCATTTCCACCCATTATACTCACATAAGAAGTGGTAACTATAGATAGGATTTTATTTACACTGAAAATTATAGATAAGGCGCTTTCTAGGATCCACATGCTTTCTGTGGAGCTACTTGGCTTCAGGTTTTTTGTCTCCAGCCTCAAGCTTCAGACTTTCAGGAGGTTGGCGATAAGCAGGGAAAGCTTCCCAGGGGCTGTTGAGATCAAACTTGCGGAATTCTTGGGACAACTCCACTGGCTCGGCCACCACCCGCTTCACCTCGTCGTCATAGCGTAACTGCAGGAACAGAAGGCCTGGTTATAGCTACAAAGGAACCTAGTTTCACAAGACTATGGGTGACTTCTTCAGCCCTTTGCCCTGTCCTTGGCTCCTGTCCCAGCCTCTTCCCAGGCTGCCAATAAATCTCCAACCACATCTTTGTTACCCATCAGGTCACATCCCAACCAGCTAATGCTGTAGGTCCCCAAAATGGCCTCTACCTCTCATGCCCCACCATCATCACCAAATCATGAGCTCTGAACTCCTTGTCTAGCAGAGCTAATGGATTCCTGCTGATCCATCCACATACTCTTATAGATAATGTTAAGTATGTGCCCAGGATTAGGGGAGCAGTCAGTGGCTGAAGGAGTAAACCAAAACTGGCAAGTAGACAAGTTCGGGCCATATGGCCTAGGCATTATTACTATCAAGCTCCGAGGCACGCAGTAAATTTGGCACAGCTTTTCTTCCTATTGGGAGGATTAGGTGGTTAAGGTTGGGACAACCAGGGGCTAGGATGAAGAGGCAAACCAGATAAAGAAGACAGCAGGGGTGAGtgaaagggagaagggaaaatagCCCTGATCCAAAGTAGTTTGAGAGAGAATGGGAGCATTTGGTTAATAAAGAAGCAGGGCTGGATTGCCTCATATCTCAACATTTCTAAAAAGTTACTCTGCCATAAAATTGCTATCTATTCTACAATACGCAAACTTcctgcaaataaacaaaatgtaacatGTGAGCAGCAAAGTAAACCACTGAAATTCTTTATAAGGGTTCTATAGTTGCTGGTCCTGCTTTATTAGTCACTCTCAAAGGCTAGtgtcttccctgtcagctgcctTCCCAGGGATTCAGGGTAGGGCAAAATGATCCTCCATTTTCAGGCTAGACACACTAAGTGTGTCCTCAAGGCTGCCTTAACCATTACAACGATCATTACAATAATGGCTAACATCAATTGAGCATTTATAATTTGGCAGACTTTAAACATACACCATATAATGCTCACCACATTATAAATACTATCtttattcccactttacagatgagaaaactgagtcatAGGGAAACTAGGTAACCTGCCCAAGATTATAAAAGTGAAGCTAGGATTAGAATTCAAAGCCTGTGCACTTAAGCAACCACAATCCACAGACCACATTTCCTGCGATACCCAGGATCCCTGGGTTTCCCTGCCAGTTCCTTTCTGAGGTTGCTGCCCCTGTTTCAAGGCTCCTACCTCAACATAGCCAGACAGGGGGAAGTCTTTCCGGAAAGGATGTCCTTCAAAGCCGTAGTCTGTCAGGATCCTTCTTAGGTCAGGGTGGTTAGCAAAGAAGATTCCAAACATGTCCCAGATCTAGAAGAGAGAAGTCCTCAAGCATCTAGCCCATTAGGGCTAACAAGAAGGGTGAGGGGCTGCACTGCATCCAGTCATTTCAACCAGTTCCACAACTCTGGCCTAGAAGCAGGGTCCACCATGCCCAGTAACACACCTCTCTCTCATACCAGTTGGATGCCTTGAACACAGAGACAGTGGACTCAACAGGTGTCAGCTCATCTGTATAGGTCTTCACACGGATTCTTGAGTTGAAGCGCAGAGACAGGAGGTTGTAGACAATCTAGGGAGACCACAGAAGGAGTTGGAAGACCAAAATGGCCACAGATGAAGGGATCTGGGGTGTGTTCCTCAAGTGGAGCATCAATAATGAGGACATAGCCTTCTGTTCTGAAGCTTAAAATCTCACGGTGTTCCTATACTGACAACTATTTCCAAAGCCCCAGGTCATGGCTGTAGCTCAGCATGCCTGTTTTTGTTCATGCTATTCCCTTTGTCTGGGATGTCCTCCCtcctatcccccaccccccaaaaaaacattttctttctcccAGGAAGCCTCCCAGACAGGGATAAGTTCCCCTCTTGTGTTCTCATAACATCCCTCTAACATCCCACAGATTTATGTAGTATAATAATAATCTATTTGTGTGCCTTTTTTCCTCACTAGAGTGAGAGGACTCCTGGAAGGCATATATTGACTGTTATTTCTCTCCTGATCCCCAGGGTCTGGCAAACGATAGATGATCAGTAAATATTAATAGCTAAATGTATTGAGACCTTACTGCATGTTAGCAATTTACCTATACTATTTCATTAATCTTCATACCACCATATGAGGTAGGGACAACTTTATCCTTATTTCACAAATCTGAAAACTAAGGTTCAGAAAGACTAAATAAAATGTCTAGGGTCAGACAACCCATTAGTGGCAAAGCCAGAAATCAAACTCAAGGTCTGCCTAGGCCAGAAGCCCAGGTTAAACTGCCATGTTCTACTGTTTGAcctaactgaaatgaaaaaggcTCCAGTTCCCAAAGGTAGCTATCACCCTGAAGTTGTTctgttccctttccttcccttacCTCCCAAACCTCTTCAAATCTCCTGACTGACCTCGAAACGATTCTGTCGCGTTGGGACATCCACTGCTGTCAAGTCAGCCAAGGATTTGAATTGTGCGTTGGTGTGATCCCTGAGGAAAGTCAGCACTGGGATGACTCCATCAGGATGAATACAGATCTCTAGTTCATTGAAGCAGGACACCTGCAGACATGGAGTGGGATGGGGAAAGAGAACAAGGAGCTTCCAAGGGACTGGATAACTTTAGTTGGAGTCACTTGGCCTAAGGTAGAGAAAAAAGCCCAAGACTGGGACAGAAGAGTCTGTTATTTCTTAACCAGCCCATTCCCAGCCCATAACCACATGCCCCAAGAAGGTGGTTCTTTCTTGACACAGACCCAAACAACGGCTAATATTACCTGAACTTGTTGGACATACTTGGGTAGGATTTCAGCCACATATTCACCAAAAGCTGAGAGCTGCTTGTGAGCCACGTCATTCCGTGATCTGACAGTAGCTGGAAAGAAAAGCAGTATCtagtaaagaaacaaaggcagCAATAACCAGCTCTGCATCCGGTCTTTGGGGCTTAAAAGGGGTCTCATCTCACAGCAGGGCTCCCTGCAGAACTTCAAAAAGGTATGGGGTGAGCGGTGGGGGCAGTCTTAAGTCCCAGGGAAGAGGAAGTGATAAAAACTTGGGGAAAGAATGCTACCTCAACTACTTAGATCACAAAGACTCCCCTTATTACTGCAGCTGGGGTATTTGCCTTCTTGTAACTATTCTCATGTTCTTCCTTCGCACTGCCTGCATCTGTGCTTAAGTAGTGTGCATCTCAGCTCTCCTACCAGACTACAAACTCATTAAGGGTGGGAACCAAAACTTTGCTTCTCATTATTGCTTTAACTCTTAGCTCATAGCTCGCTCTCCAGCTAAAAACTTATGGGCTGAAGAGTCCTCACAGATTATCtagtttaaactttttattttatttttgtatatatttattggtatggaagaggaaactgaggacccaaaaaggagaaaatgccaGTTCTACCGACTCCCAGTTTGCTTATGTGGACTGTAGCATAATATCTCAAAAGTCATTTGCAAATACCTAAATCACCAATCACCCACACGTTACTGGCTGCAAAGTAATGTTTAAACAGTCTCTGCCTTTGGTAGACCAGAGTTCTAATATTTGTCCTGTCCCTCAAAACTTATGTGACCCTGGgtaagttttgtgtttttatttggggggggggagcaaGTTATTTCTCTGCTGTTTCCTGATATATAGTACGGAAATCATAATGCTGTCTATCTCGCAGTATTGTTACAATTACATAAGATCATACACAAACGCTTAGCAAGGTGCTTGGCAGACAGTAAGCACTCAATTGGTGTGAGTTACTATTATTATAGGGCTCTGAGGCCTCAAAGAGCTCATAGTGTAATCAGTGAAAACGCGAATCACAGAAACTAAGCAAGGAGCCATAATGCCATTGCAGACAGGCCTACAGGCACAGGGACGGC
Coding sequences:
- the NDUFS3 gene encoding NADH dehydrogenase [ubiquinone] iron-sulfur protein 3, mitochondrial; the encoded protein is MATAAATRGWWRGLAGAAALARGAGRPSALLLPVRRESAAADTRPTVRSRNDVAHKQLSAFGEYVAEILPKYVQQVQVSCFNELEICIHPDGVIPVLTFLRDHTNAQFKSLADLTAVDVPTRQNRFEIVYNLLSLRFNSRIRVKTYTDELTPVESTVSVFKASNWYEREIWDMFGIFFANHPDLRRILTDYGFEGHPFRKDFPLSGYVELRYDDEVKRVVAEPVELSQEFRKFDLNSPWEAFPAYRQPPESLKLEAGDKKPEAK
- the FAM180B gene encoding protein FAM180B; this encodes MKQRAAGESETQKMWWGMAGTLQLLIWLGVAVCLLPGVATTQHQAGPSPPLTWLPFQLLWAGLELDVMGQLHIQDEELASTRPGHRLRFLLQHHVPGDLEGAKQRLQQLQHLRKGPPLSPGDFEHLLLTGLSCVYRLHAAGEAEERGLWAQIFSLLAQETLWDLCKDFCPQGQPPSLRPWASMGGPFP